In the Gossypium arboreum isolate Shixiya-1 chromosome 10, ASM2569848v2, whole genome shotgun sequence genome, one interval contains:
- the LOC108488224 gene encoding receptor-like protein 15, producing MSYNEIESLQYFNDGERQLKLINLEKLDLSYNLFNNTLLARLRGLSNLKSLNVGNNLIKGSINIIEELDGLINLEELMLDGSHLNNNILQSIGVLNSLKALSLHDCGLTRTLPTQGWCDLRKALDISENALEGELPSCLANLSSLYHLDISGNQFIGNGASIALANLTLLRFVSLSRNLFEVPYFFMSFANHSHLKILSSNQNKLVKEPTIPTWVPKFQIRVFHLSNCTTKELHNEVPNFLYYQYDLRVIDLSYNNFGGKAPLWLLENNTRTEAFLMKGNSFINRDLQFHSRPNSYMSVVDLSENKIQGQIPTSICSIFPQLLGLNLSNNILEGNIPPCLGSLDFDFYLDLSHNQLSEGIPEKLAKCDELVFLGLSNNRLSGKISPTIFSLQKLNFLYLDGNNFDGRLPSIDITIVRLSPLMVMDLSNNSLSGELPRWMSNLSKLVALSLSNNQLEGSIPRDFCHIDGLKVLELSQNNFSGPIPFCSGAQSIKHLHLNRNRLSGTLGNAFFNCSSLVTLDVSENQLTGEIPNWVGSLSALRVLHLKANFFTGEIPIELCKLSSLSIIVLSQNNLSGPIPFCLSNLTLEPNDEKSSTRAYLAITSEFIRGDYREQTEFEMSTFGGLDEVFVPLFIENPIDEKVDYTTKRASYIYKGNILKYMSGIDLSCNRLTGEIPIEIGNLSEIRSLNLSHNNLAGNIPSTFSRLNKIESLDLSHNNLSGIIPIELLELYTLEVFNVSYNNLSGSIPSQKSQFATFDESSYMANPFLCGPPLPKDCNEPNSPSTTAPNASNDEEESGLMDEYVFQVTFFVSYIIVLLVIVAILYINPYWRRAWFYFVEHYIKTCRYFIEDNLL from the exons ATGAGTTATAATGAAATTGAGAGCCTTCAATATtttaatg ATGGTGAGAGACAACTTAAGTTGATCAATTTAGAAAAGCTTGATTTGAGTTACAATTTGTTCAATAATACCTTATTGGCACGGCTTAGAGGACTTTCCAATCTGAAGTCTTTGAATGTAGGGAATAACTTGATTAAAGGATCAATAAATATTATTGAAG AATTAGATGGTTTGATCAATTTAGAAGAATTAATGTTGGATGGTTCCCATCTCAACAACAACATTCTTCAAAGCATTGGTGTATTGAATTCTCTCAAAGCCTTGTCTTTGCATGACTGTGGGCTGACCAGAACACTACCTACCCAAG GATGGTGTGACTTACGGAAGGCGTTGGATATTAGCGAAAATGCACTCGAGGGAGAACTTCCTTCATGTTTGGCTAACTTATCTTCTCTTTACCATTTGGATATTTCTGGTAATCAATTCATTGGAAATGGTGCCTCAATTGCTCTAGCCAATCTCACATTGCTTAGATTCGTTTCTCTTTCACGGAACCTATTTGAAGTTCCATATTTTTTCATGTCATTTGCCAACCACTCACATCTCAAAATCCTCTCCAGCAATCAAAATAAGTTAGTCAAAGAGCCTACCATTCCTACTTGGGTCCCAAAGTTCCAAATACGAGTTTTCCATTTGTCAAATTGTACAACAAAAGAACTCCACAATGAAGTTCCCAACTTCCTCTATTACCAATATGACCTGAGAGTTATTGATCTTTCATATAACAATTTTGGAGGAAAGGCTCCTTTGTGGTTGTTAGAGAACAATACAAGAACGGAAGCATTTTTAATGAAGGGGAATTCTTTTATCAACCGTGATCTCCAGTTTCATTCACGTCCAAATTCATACATGTCTGTTGTTGATTTATCTGAAAATAAAATACAGGGTCAAATTCCGACAAGCATTTGTTCAATTTTCCCACAACTATTGGGATTAAACTTATCTAACAATATCCTTGAAGGTAATATTCCTCCTTGTTTGGGCAGTTTGGACTTTGATTTTTATTTAGATCTATCACATAATCAGTTATCTGAAGGAATACCAGAAAAGTTGGCTAAATGTGACGAATTAGTGTTTCTTGGACTATCAAATAATCGTTTAAGTGGGAAGATAAGCCCAACTATCTTTAGCTTAcagaaattaaattttttatatttagatgGCAACAACTTTGATGGGAGGTTACCTAGTATTGATATCACAATTGTTCGTCTATCTCCCCTTATGGTTATGGATTTAAGTAATAACAGCTTGTCTGGTGAGCTCCCAAGATGGATGTCGAATCTATCAAAATTGGTGGCATTGAGTTTATCGAACAATCAACTTGAGGGTTCCATTCCGAGGGATTTTTGCCATATAGATGGCCTCAAAGTTTTGGAGCTTTCCCAAAATAATTTTTCTGGCCCAATACCATTTTGCTCTGGTGCACAATCTATCAAACATCTCCATTTGAATAGAAATAGATTAAGTGGCACCTTGGGAAATGCATTCTTTAACTGCTCCTCTTTGGTGACTTTAGACGTTAGTGAAAACCAGTTGACTGGTGAAATTCCAAATTGGGTTGGTTCTCTTTCAGCTTTGCGTGTCCTCCATCTCAAGGCCAATTTTTTTACTGGAGAAATTCCTATTGAGTTATGCAAATTGTCTTCATTAAGCATCATTGTTCTTTCTCAAAACAATCTTTCAGGTCCAATACCtttttgtttgagtaatttaacTCTTGAGCCAAATGATGAAAAATCTTCAACAAGAGCGTATTTGGCAATTACTTCTGAATTCATAAGAGGTGATTATAGAGAACAGACCGAATTTGAAATGAGCACTTTTGGAGGACTTGATGAAGTCTTTGTACCTTTGTTTATTGAGAATCCAATTGATGAAAAGGTTGATTATACGACAAAGAGAGCTTCTTACATATACAAGGGAAACATTCTTAAGTATATGTCTGGAATTGATTTATCATGTAACAGGTTAACAGGTGAAATCCCCATTGAGATTGGAAATTTGAGTGAAATTCGTTCATTAAACTTGTCACACAACAATTTGGCTGGAAATATACCATCAACGTTCTCAAGGCTTAATAAAATTGAGAGTTTGGACCTTTCCCACAACAACCTAAGTGGAATAATCCCTATTGAATTGTTGGAGTTGTATACCTTGGAAGTTTTCAATGTGTCATACAACAACTTGTCAGGGAGTATTCCATCTCAGAAATCTCAATTTGCGACCTTTGATGAAAGCAGTTACATGGCAAATCCTTTTCTCTGCGGACCTCCACTGCCTAAAGATTGCAATGAGCCTAATTCACCTTCGACAACAGCACCAAATGCCTCAAACGATGAAGAAGAAAGTGGTTTGATGGACGAGTATGTTTTCCAGGTGACCTTTTTTGtttcttatataattgtgttATTGGTTATTGTTGCAATCCTGTATATAAATCCATATTGGCGACGAGCATGGTTTTATTTTGTTGAACACTACATCAAGACTTGTCGATATTTTATTGAGGACAATCTTCTATGA
- the LOC108488223 gene encoding NAC domain-containing protein 83-like, protein MSTVRPKLEIPVGFRFLPTKEEIICDYLQPFIKGDPIPSGVMEELDIYGANREPWNIFDQDSAESLWVITKLKKKSKSRIERTAGDGCWLQQYIKEVKNSDGGEVIGYDKYFKYSRKKSQKSNGQWIMHEFSLKDQEALGLSDFVICEIKDAAVVSPDYEECEGEINKNKKRKLMEVPSTSTNDFAFVPMGNQAFEYMAPEAGGLSPLPPFTACLNQQPNPWTSAGVGGNLGVPYYNSHHLEEAREDVNANLYLTLQELDNFLNSD, encoded by the exons ATGTCAACTGTTAGACCGAAGCTTGAGATTCCTGTAGGGTTTCGATTTCTTCCCACCAAAGAAGAAATCATTTGTGATTACCTTCAACCATTCATCAAGGGCGATCCCATACCTTCTGGTGTGATGGAGGAGTTGGATATTTATGGCGCAAATCGCGAGCCTTGGAATATTTTCGACCAAGATTCGGCAGAGTCTCTCTGGGTTATCACGAAGTTGAAGAAAAAGAGCAAGTCAAGAATCGAAAGAACCGCGGGAGATGGATGTTGGCTCCAACAATATATCAAAGAAGTGAAGAACTCGGACGGCGGCGAAGTCATAGGTTATGATAAATACTTCAAGTACAGCCGCAAGAAAAGCCAGAAATCAAATGGTCAATGGATCATGCATGAGTTCTCCTTGAAAGACCAAGAAGCTCTTGGTTTGAGTGATTTCGTTATCTGTGAGATTAAGGATGCTGCTGTTGTGAGCCCGGATTACGAAGAATGTGAAGGAGAAATCAACAAGAACAAGAAACGTAAGTTGATGGAGGTGCCGTCGACTTCAACAAATGATTTTGCTTTCGTGCCCATGGGGAATCAGGCATTTGAGTATATGGCTCCAGAAGCAGGAGGCTTGTCACCGTTACCACCCTTCACTGCATGCTTAAACCAACAACCAAACCCTTGGACGTCGGCAGGTGTTGGTGGCAATCTTGGAGTGCCTTATTATAATTCTCACCATCTG GAAGAAGCTCGTGAGGATGTCAACGCCAATCTTTACCTTACATTGCAAGAACTGGACAACTTCTTGAACTCCGATTAG